The following proteins are co-located in the Pyrococcus abyssi GE5 genome:
- a CDS encoding stage II sporulation protein M yields the protein MRRNSTIFILLLVTFIVGTLIGWGIAKVNPELAKNTYMILRRILGGGELPQGFKLFMLIFLNNTRVAVLVAFGALLFGIIPFLVLLLNGMIVGLVVGHVMISEEVPFSKVLLSILPHGVVEIPAFAVAGVGGINWFLELIHGEGNFGERFRRGFRKMLKFLILSVVLLFIAALIEAFITPRLIGLA from the coding sequence ATGAGGAGGAACTCTACAATTTTTATCCTCCTCCTCGTGACGTTCATCGTTGGGACACTAATCGGTTGGGGAATAGCTAAGGTCAATCCTGAGCTTGCCAAAAATACTTACATGATCCTTAGGCGAATACTTGGGGGAGGGGAACTTCCTCAGGGGTTCAAGCTGTTCATGCTGATATTCCTGAACAATACTAGGGTTGCAGTATTAGTAGCGTTTGGGGCCCTGCTCTTTGGAATAATACCGTTCTTGGTTTTGCTCCTCAATGGTATGATCGTTGGACTCGTTGTTGGTCACGTGATGATTAGTGAGGAAGTTCCATTTTCAAAAGTTCTACTTTCCATACTTCCTCATGGAGTCGTTGAAATACCTGCATTTGCTGTTGCTGGAGTTGGAGGAATAAACTGGTTCCTAGAGTTAATCCATGGTGAGGGGAATTTTGGTGAGAGATTTAGAAGAGGGTTTAGAAAGATGTTAAAATTTCTGATACTGTCCGTGGTTCTCCTGTTTATAGCTGC
- a CDS encoding lipoate protein ligase C-terminal domain-containing protein produces the protein MRLVGEHKAKKGLIRIEIEEENGIARKVMISGDFFIYPESVVDELEKTLEGVRVEDIEGKLDEFFSIRHDVEMPYISVEDFKIAIRKALEERK, from the coding sequence ATGAGGTTAGTTGGTGAGCACAAGGCTAAGAAGGGGCTTATAAGGATTGAGATTGAGGAAGAAAACGGGATAGCAAGGAAGGTCATGATATCAGGTGACTTCTTCATATATCCTGAGAGCGTGGTGGACGAACTAGAAAAAACCCTTGAAGGCGTTAGGGTTGAGGATATCGAGGGTAAACTTGATGAGTTCTTCTCCATAAGGCACGACGTTGAAATGCCGTATATTTCGGTGGAAGACTTCAAAATAGCAATAAGAAAGGCATTGGAGGAACGTAAATGA